In the genome of Streptomyces aquilus, the window CGACGGAGTCGGCCTCGTCGAGGACGACCGCCGAGGAGCGCAGGACGGACAGGACGGTGTCCACGCCCGGCGGAAGCACCGGGTCGGTGTGCAGGGAGGTACGTGTGGGGCGTTTCTGCTCCCGCTCGCTGAAGCGGAACGCCAGCATGGCGATCACGCCGGTGAGCACTCCGGCGATCGCTGCCGCTGCGGCGACCGCCGCGTTCACGTCCATGCATCCAGGTTAGGCACGGGATCGGTCCTGGCCACAGCCATCGGGGTGCGACCTCGAACACTCGTCGCCCAGAGTTCACCTTGGAGCCAGGGATGGTTCATTTGGGGTGGCGGAAAACGACGCGTACAGGGCCGAACGTGGGAGCGTGGGGTTCACAGCGCCGGTCGACCGGAGCCTTCCCAGGCTCCGTCCGGAGCCCTTCCGGGCTTCCCGGAGGCTGGTTCTGGCCCCCGGAACCCCCGAGGCAGACGTAAGAGAGGGACCCCTGATGCGGGACGCGTACCACGAGGAACTGGACTCGATCGGCGACGGTCTGGTGGAGATGGCCCGGCTGGTGGGGTCGGCGATCGGGCGCGCCACGACGGCCATCCTCGACTCCGACCTGAAGCTGGCCGAGAGCGTGATCGAGGCCGACCAGAAGGTGGACGACCTCCAGCACGACCTGGAGGCACGGGCCATAGCCCTGCTGGCGCGGCAGCAGCCGGTGGCGACGGATCTGCGGATCGTCGTCACGTCGCTGCGGATGTCGGCGGACCTGGAGCGCTCGGGCGACCTGGCCCAGCACGTCGCGAAGCTCGCCCGCCTGCGCTTCCCCGAGCGCGCGATCCCCCACGACCTGCACGCGACCATCCTGGAGATGGGCCAGCTCGCGCAGCGCCTGATGGCCAAGGCGGCGGAGGTCATCATCACCAAGGACGTCGACCTGGCGCTCCAGCTGGAGCAGGACGACGACGAGATGGACCTGCTGCACCGCACGCTCTTCCAGCACCTGCTGGACGACAAGTGGAAGCACGGCATCGAGACGGCCGTCGACGTGACCCTGCTGGGCCGCTACTACGAGCGGTTCGCCGACCACGCGGTGTCGGTGGCGAAGCGGGTGGTGTACCTGGTGACGGGCGAGCACGCGGACGAGCTGACGGCGGACATCCAGCCGGTGACCGGGGTGGAGGGGGCCTGACGTCGGGCGCGGGGCCTCTTCGGGGCACGTCGGGGATCTGACGTCGGGCGCGGGGCCTCTTCGGGGCACGTCGGGGACCTGACGTCGGGCGCGTGGGCGCCTGTTCGGGGCGCGCGCAAGCCTCAGTGCGCCGTTGATGCGACCTGCTGGGCGGGCATGCAATGGGCACAGGGTCTGATCCGAGGGCCGAGAGTTCAGACCCCTGCCTCGAGGAGGACCCATGGCCGACACCCCGAGCAAGACACCCGACCCCACCCAGGAACGCCAGACCGACCAGCCCACCGAGGCCAGGAACCTGCTCCTGATCGGCGCGTGCGGCTGCGGCTCGGGCTGCGGCTGCGGCTGCCAGTCGGGCAATCCGTGCCAGTGCGGCTGACGTAGGGCGACTGTCTCTCGTACGGCTTGAAGGGCCCCGGTGTGCGCACGCGTGCGCGCGCCGGGGCCCTTCGCTGTGCGGTCGCCCGGGTGCAGGGGTGGGGCGCGGGGCGCAGCATGGAGAGGAGGACGACGGAACGGGAAGGGGGTGTAG includes:
- the phoU gene encoding phosphate signaling complex protein PhoU, which translates into the protein MRDAYHEELDSIGDGLVEMARLVGSAIGRATTAILDSDLKLAESVIEADQKVDDLQHDLEARAIALLARQQPVATDLRIVVTSLRMSADLERSGDLAQHVAKLARLRFPERAIPHDLHATILEMGQLAQRLMAKAAEVIITKDVDLALQLEQDDDEMDLLHRTLFQHLLDDKWKHGIETAVDVTLLGRYYERFADHAVSVAKRVVYLVTGEHADELTADIQPVTGVEGA